From the Longibacter salinarum genome, one window contains:
- a CDS encoding AraC family transcriptional regulator, which produces MAENMNTRAVQTDSDHARSDRDALREKADRSELVERITRAIPDDGRVEVLEGLTLHRSSKPTEPLHSVSEPALCVMAQGAKLVHLGDNHHRYDPYHYLLVTSELPIAGEIVEASRDKPYLSMILSLDANLVSSVMVEAGHPAPSNASSVRALDVSPLDNDLLSAMVRLIRLIESPDEADVIGPLIKREIVFRLLQGEQGRRLRHMAVMNGSDHRIASVIQKLHDDFDQAMDVERLAEEVGMSTSSFYAHFKSVTDMTPLQFQKQLRLQEARRLMLTEDLNASTAGYRVGYNNDAQFNREYKRLFGRPPMRDVHRLRESADAAAF; this is translated from the coding sequence ATGGCTGAGAACATGAACACGCGAGCCGTACAAACGGACTCTGACCATGCTCGCTCAGACCGTGACGCGTTACGAGAGAAGGCGGACCGGTCGGAACTCGTCGAGCGCATTACCCGAGCCATCCCCGACGACGGACGCGTCGAAGTGCTCGAGGGTCTGACGCTGCACCGCTCGTCAAAGCCGACCGAACCGCTACACAGCGTGTCGGAGCCGGCCCTCTGCGTGATGGCACAGGGAGCGAAGCTTGTCCACCTCGGCGACAACCATCATCGGTACGACCCCTACCACTACCTCCTGGTCACGTCCGAACTGCCGATCGCAGGGGAAATCGTGGAGGCGTCGAGGGACAAGCCGTACCTGAGCATGATCCTGTCTCTAGACGCCAATCTCGTGAGCTCCGTGATGGTCGAAGCCGGACACCCGGCTCCCAGCAACGCCTCCAGCGTGCGGGCCCTCGACGTGAGCCCTCTCGACAATGACCTGCTGAGTGCGATGGTGCGGCTGATCCGGTTGATCGAGTCGCCCGACGAAGCAGATGTCATCGGCCCGCTCATCAAGCGCGAGATCGTCTTTCGTCTCTTGCAGGGCGAACAGGGACGCCGACTCCGTCACATGGCGGTCATGAACGGGAGCGACCATCGCATCGCGAGTGTGATCCAGAAGCTCCATGACGACTTCGACCAGGCGATGGATGTTGAACGCCTCGCGGAAGAGGTCGGCATGAGCACGTCCAGCTTCTACGCGCACTTCAAGTCCGTCACCGACATGACGCCGCTCCAATTCCAAAAGCAACTCCGACTGCAGGAGGCGCGCCGGCTGATGCTCACTGAAGACCTGAACGCTTCCACCGCTGGCTACCGCGTCGGCTACAACAACGACGCGCAGTTCAACCGGGAATACAAACGCCTCTTCGGCCGACCGCCCATGCGCGACGTCCATCGGCTCCGGGAGTCGGCCGATGCCGCGGCCTTTTAG
- a CDS encoding TonB-dependent receptor, with protein MNAFCVFSTILLLLTLAPVAHGQGVITGLVTGNGAPLPGTNVRLQESTQGAATQSDGTYRITGVTPGTHILVVSAMGFETTQRAVTVDAGKTVRIDITLSEAVLRGEEVVVTGTMREQYVRDSPVKVEVMTSERLQRAQTTSNLMDVIGSVNGLTTQLNCGVCGTNAIRINGVEGPNTAVLIDGMPVMGALASVYGLNGISPAIIDQVEVIKGPQSTLYGTQALGGVVNIITKDPDNTPTFSGEVYGRSTAEGSVDLAVSPSAGRVNGFLSATAFQMENYVDDNGDGFADVPKRSRLGIFGKGTLENRSGVTVGNVAAKFYGENRTGGVRAYSDAQRGSGRTYGESIYTRRGEVMANYMPPSVDGLRVEGAFTYHDQDSYYGTEHYVAQQGISFAQVTYAMPMSDAVDLLAGSTVRYQTYNDNTPATSSGADRRVIPGVFGQMEARAGDLTFLAGLRVDHQKTHGFVRAPRLSAKYSPSDRTTIRAGTGTGFRIVNVFTEDHAALTGSRDVVFTEDLKPERSRSITTSIEHIFPLRANPLTVTVDGFYTRFSNKIIPDYDQDPSLIVYENLDGFSVTRGFSIGLDQNLTALPLTYNLGFTLTDVFTEENGTRRAVAYAPDYTGTAGVTYQIRSIGVELDYAARLVGPKRMPDVYVDTFRRDQTSPVHSTHDLKLEKAFGSVTSDAGLGIDVFVSVENVFDHTQGSPLVDAETPFSPDFDTIYTWGPIVGRTFALGARLNLR; from the coding sequence ATGAACGCCTTCTGTGTGTTCAGCACGATTCTTCTCCTCCTGACTCTCGCACCCGTAGCACACGGACAGGGAGTGATCACAGGGCTCGTCACCGGGAATGGTGCGCCGCTCCCGGGGACCAACGTCCGACTACAGGAGTCCACGCAGGGGGCCGCGACTCAGTCCGACGGGACATACCGCATCACAGGTGTCACACCGGGAACGCACATCCTGGTGGTCTCAGCAATGGGCTTCGAGACAACACAAAGAGCTGTCACGGTCGATGCCGGCAAGACGGTGCGCATCGACATTACACTGAGCGAGGCGGTTCTTCGGGGAGAAGAGGTCGTGGTGACGGGGACCATGCGGGAGCAGTACGTCAGGGACTCGCCGGTGAAGGTCGAGGTGATGACGTCGGAGCGACTGCAGCGCGCGCAGACGACCTCCAACCTGATGGACGTGATCGGGAGCGTGAATGGCCTGACCACCCAGCTCAACTGTGGCGTCTGCGGGACGAACGCGATCCGGATTAACGGGGTCGAGGGGCCGAACACAGCGGTTCTGATCGACGGCATGCCGGTGATGGGCGCCCTCGCCAGCGTGTATGGCCTCAACGGCATCAGCCCGGCCATCATCGACCAGGTGGAGGTGATAAAAGGGCCTCAGTCGACCCTCTACGGCACACAGGCGCTCGGCGGCGTGGTCAACATCATCACGAAGGACCCGGACAACACGCCGACGTTTTCCGGCGAAGTGTACGGGCGCAGCACGGCCGAGGGAAGCGTGGACCTGGCCGTGTCCCCGTCGGCCGGCCGCGTCAACGGCTTCCTCAGCGCGACGGCGTTTCAGATGGAGAACTACGTTGACGACAATGGCGACGGCTTTGCCGACGTGCCGAAACGCTCGCGCCTGGGTATTTTCGGCAAGGGCACGCTGGAAAATCGGAGCGGCGTGACCGTCGGTAATGTAGCGGCGAAGTTTTACGGCGAGAACCGGACCGGTGGCGTGCGCGCGTACTCGGATGCCCAGCGCGGATCGGGCCGCACGTACGGCGAATCCATCTACACCCGGCGCGGCGAGGTGATGGCGAACTACATGCCGCCGTCCGTCGACGGCCTCCGCGTGGAAGGCGCCTTCACCTACCATGACCAGGACAGCTACTACGGCACAGAGCACTACGTCGCACAACAGGGCATTTCCTTCGCACAGGTGACGTACGCGATGCCCATGTCCGATGCCGTCGACCTGCTGGCGGGTAGCACGGTTCGCTACCAGACCTACAACGACAACACGCCCGCCACCTCGTCCGGGGCCGACCGGCGCGTTATCCCCGGCGTCTTCGGCCAGATGGAAGCGAGAGCCGGCGACCTGACCTTTCTTGCCGGGCTCCGCGTCGACCACCAGAAAACCCACGGATTCGTCAGAGCACCCCGGCTATCCGCGAAATACAGTCCATCGGATCGGACCACAATCCGCGCAGGGACCGGGACGGGCTTTCGCATCGTCAACGTGTTCACCGAGGATCACGCAGCGCTGACCGGGTCCCGCGATGTCGTGTTTACCGAGGACCTGAAGCCGGAACGCTCGCGCAGCATCACAACGAGCATCGAGCACATTTTCCCGCTCCGTGCCAACCCGCTGACCGTCACGGTCGACGGGTTCTACACGCGCTTCTCCAACAAAATCATCCCGGACTACGACCAGGACCCGTCCCTCATCGTCTACGAAAACCTGGATGGCTTTTCCGTCACGCGTGGATTCTCGATTGGACTCGACCAAAACCTGACGGCCCTCCCGCTGACATACAACCTCGGCTTCACGCTGACGGACGTGTTTACCGAGGAAAACGGAACGCGCCGGGCGGTCGCCTACGCGCCGGACTACACCGGAACGGCCGGCGTCACGTACCAGATTCGGTCGATCGGCGTCGAACTCGACTATGCCGCGCGCCTCGTCGGGCCGAAGCGGATGCCGGATGTTTACGTCGATACCTTCCGACGCGACCAGACCTCGCCGGTCCACTCGACGCACGACCTGAAACTCGAAAAAGCGTTCGGGAGCGTTACTAGCGATGCGGGTCTGGGCATCGACGTCTTTGTCTCCGTGGAAAACGTCTTCGACCACACGCAGGGAAGCCCACTCGTCGACGCAGAAACACCGTTCAGCCCGGACTTCGACACGATTTACACGTGGGGCCCGATCGTCGGACGGACCTTCGCGCTCGGCGCCCGGCTGAATCTGCGGTGA
- a CDS encoding DUF2255 family protein — MSDWLETELRDIVESDDLHVAPFRQDGETYGTPTWIWCVSVDGDLFVRAYNGRDSSWHQAAMREGAGRIEAAGETRDVAFEPVNDDVLLDRIDDAYREKYDGSRFLDPMISDRARNATIRILSARDRG; from the coding sequence ATGAGCGACTGGCTGGAAACCGAGTTGCGTGACATCGTCGAGTCCGATGATTTGCACGTCGCACCCTTTCGTCAAGACGGCGAAACGTACGGCACGCCGACCTGGATTTGGTGCGTGTCCGTCGACGGGGATCTCTTCGTTCGTGCCTACAACGGGCGAGACTCAAGCTGGCATCAGGCGGCCATGCGGGAAGGGGCCGGTCGGATCGAGGCCGCAGGCGAGACGAGAGACGTCGCATTCGAACCGGTCAACGACGACGTGTTGCTCGACCGCATCGACGATGCATACAGGGAGAAGTACGATGGCAGCCGGTTTCTCGACCCGATGATCAGCGATCGTGCCCGTAATGCGACGATACGTATTCTTTCGGCCCGAGACCGTGGGTGA
- a CDS encoding T9SS type A sorting domain-containing protein → MYDEPSRSRFTVFLSSLFFILLVVPSACPGGGGIIGTAVAQHDPDDQAKRPVDALHGLVQQRSKAAPHVLPDRRDRPAEVQRLLLRRTANRTADPGIPLALHNVPVEAPVRRIGGKRWPNPDMNFGFPGLPRPAGDVNDDGIRDILYPLWGVADERTSTISDRTHKSLVSFGGQAFGTQLYDVSSFDVFTFVGNIVGGPEADAITTSPQETPRVYKGGPQGHTYVGSLPKDITFGRWNWDRAVDVDGDGYDDVITTLSFANTVEILYGGPTFSDLVIVEYDLPEQMRDNSYSYAIVDITGDQTAEIVRLGKSDVSGEVVEIGIFDVVSHRGAPLAEIEQFFPSVPVYSDVDPSDIPLLSADITGSGSPELLLLGKSYRGELNETYVFTRDTGSYAAAPAAVYPEMDLRLIGDVNDDGRQDLAYPSGEETTVAFGPRSVSDGLSASHTIRGTLSPSILGDVTGDGRDDLLYLANGSEYRIERLDFQGTDQIQDRQTLVLDEAKHGAYGIRETQRIGDVDGDGADDYALIRVEGIVDVYTGDPAVQASPHLRITGPAAFPATRDHAGKTVAVGDFTGDGASDLAIRWNRKDEFVGVYDLSNGGTKIHSVGLSNLGVSNDAPGLPDGTHGPNASIANLGDINDDGADDLGITLPDVEIMDDDRVHVFFGGSTLSPSPDLVVRSYASGVGEHFGQVLLGLGDINGDGIDDFAVSDADSRYTGILPRTDLLQNASFGAFFVHYGTSSPSGSFDRADLTLGIPETEFQDGKSIVRHGAGATMAAADVNADGHPDLVTTTYYNLATYPQTGQGALYVFYGGSGFDATPDQIAAVPSVVDYFPWGPDATYILGNLSTVPAVNAGDGDGLFLSAGHSGAGVVWQPDAQSTHTLEVTRVLRGPDQYGGLGPSGWIFSGSKAAKSAIADFDGDGRTEAILVQRASKDFQHTPAYVFEFGSQMMSPPTADACATVQNVTAPDTQPDLPFPSLGVTLVMGRETSGQGDVTVCRYDTEPVDPARTMNKINLADYSFSILQEGDLTLGELSSVRFDATGLPGLDEPGAITVFQRPLVGTGSFGIIKGNYDEAAGELVRFIDMFGEFAFTSDVDPLPVELARFDAHVAGENVALTWQTLSETGNDGFAIERRAEEPPGAEKNQAWTRVGFVDGAGTTTAPQDYRFLDRSVPYEAEHITYRLRQIDVDGTETVSEPVTARFNVPNELRLHKTGPNPVTNTITVRYETPQSGVVRLSLYNVLGQRVKTVHLGSPGAGRHRTQIDVRDLASGTYFLRMKHKTGMATQQFTVVR, encoded by the coding sequence CCCAGCACGACCCGGACGATCAAGCAAAGCGACCCGTTGATGCCCTTCACGGGCTGGTCCAGCAGCGGTCGAAAGCCGCTCCGCATGTCTTGCCTGATCGTCGGGATAGGCCGGCTGAAGTACAGCGACTATTACTGAGGCGAACGGCCAACCGCACTGCCGACCCGGGGATCCCGCTCGCGCTCCACAACGTCCCCGTCGAAGCCCCCGTACGCCGGATCGGAGGCAAGCGGTGGCCGAACCCCGACATGAACTTCGGCTTTCCGGGCCTGCCCAGACCCGCGGGCGACGTGAACGACGATGGCATTCGTGATATCCTGTACCCGCTTTGGGGCGTCGCCGATGAGCGAACGTCGACGATTTCGGACCGGACGCACAAGAGCCTCGTCAGCTTCGGGGGCCAAGCGTTCGGCACACAGCTGTATGATGTCTCAAGTTTCGACGTGTTCACGTTCGTCGGTAACATCGTGGGAGGTCCGGAAGCTGATGCCATCACCACCTCCCCCCAAGAGACACCCCGCGTCTACAAAGGTGGACCGCAAGGGCACACCTATGTCGGAAGCCTCCCGAAGGACATTACGTTTGGCCGATGGAATTGGGATAGAGCCGTAGATGTGGACGGCGACGGCTACGACGATGTGATTACCACTCTCAGCTTCGCGAACACGGTCGAAATATTATACGGAGGACCGACATTTTCAGACCTTGTTATTGTCGAGTATGACCTCCCGGAGCAGATGCGCGACAATTCTTATTCGTATGCCATTGTCGACATTACAGGCGACCAAACCGCCGAAATCGTTCGTCTAGGTAAATCGGATGTATCCGGTGAGGTCGTGGAGATCGGAATCTTCGATGTCGTATCGCACCGGGGAGCTCCTCTCGCCGAAATCGAACAGTTCTTTCCCTCCGTTCCCGTGTATTCGGATGTAGATCCGAGTGACATCCCGCTGCTTTCGGCCGACATCACGGGCAGTGGTTCTCCTGAACTCCTGCTCCTAGGTAAATCCTACCGCGGCGAGCTGAATGAAACGTACGTGTTCACACGCGACACCGGATCCTATGCTGCTGCGCCGGCCGCAGTATACCCCGAGATGGATCTGCGCCTCATTGGGGACGTGAACGACGACGGTCGACAAGACCTGGCGTACCCGAGCGGAGAGGAAACCACCGTTGCCTTTGGTCCGCGCAGCGTATCCGACGGCCTGAGCGCAAGTCATACCATTCGCGGTACCCTATCGCCTTCGATCCTCGGAGACGTTACAGGAGACGGTCGAGATGACCTACTCTACCTTGCGAACGGTTCAGAGTACCGGATCGAACGTCTCGACTTTCAGGGGACGGATCAGATACAGGACCGGCAAACGCTTGTACTCGACGAAGCAAAGCACGGAGCGTACGGCATTCGAGAGACCCAGCGCATCGGCGATGTGGACGGGGACGGAGCAGATGATTACGCCCTGATTCGCGTAGAGGGAATTGTCGATGTGTACACTGGGGATCCAGCCGTGCAAGCGTCGCCGCACCTTCGCATTACGGGGCCCGCAGCATTTCCGGCGACTCGCGATCATGCGGGGAAAACCGTTGCTGTGGGCGACTTTACCGGGGACGGAGCGAGCGACCTGGCAATTCGATGGAACAGGAAAGATGAGTTCGTGGGTGTCTACGACCTGAGCAACGGAGGCACGAAGATCCACTCGGTCGGGCTATCGAATCTTGGGGTGTCGAACGATGCGCCCGGGTTGCCAGACGGGACGCATGGCCCCAACGCCTCCATCGCAAACCTGGGCGACATCAATGACGACGGCGCCGACGACCTCGGCATCACGTTGCCCGATGTCGAAATCATGGATGACGACCGCGTTCACGTCTTCTTTGGTGGCTCTACGCTGTCGCCCTCGCCCGATCTAGTGGTCCGGTCGTATGCATCGGGGGTTGGGGAGCACTTCGGCCAGGTACTTCTCGGTCTCGGCGATATCAACGGCGACGGCATCGACGATTTTGCCGTTTCAGACGCCGACAGCCGCTACACCGGCATCTTGCCGCGTACAGATCTGCTGCAGAACGCATCGTTCGGTGCGTTCTTCGTGCACTATGGGACGTCGTCACCCTCCGGTTCTTTCGACCGCGCCGACCTGACCCTCGGAATCCCTGAGACCGAGTTTCAAGATGGCAAATCCATCGTGCGCCATGGGGCAGGAGCGACAATGGCCGCGGCCGACGTAAACGCGGACGGCCACCCTGATCTTGTCACGACCACCTACTACAACCTCGCAACCTACCCGCAAACCGGGCAGGGAGCCCTTTATGTGTTTTACGGCGGCAGTGGATTCGATGCAACGCCGGACCAGATTGCAGCAGTACCCAGTGTCGTGGATTATTTTCCATGGGGTCCTGATGCAACGTACATCCTGGGAAATCTATCAACGGTGCCCGCAGTAAACGCCGGTGATGGGGACGGACTATTTCTCAGTGCCGGGCATTCTGGAGCCGGCGTGGTGTGGCAACCCGATGCTCAGTCAACTCATACCCTAGAGGTGACGCGTGTGCTTCGTGGCCCCGATCAGTACGGCGGGCTCGGCCCATCGGGCTGGATCTTTTCTGGATCGAAAGCCGCAAAATCCGCAATCGCAGATTTTGACGGAGATGGACGGACAGAGGCAATCCTGGTTCAGCGAGCCAGCAAGGACTTTCAACACACCCCTGCCTACGTTTTCGAGTTCGGGAGCCAGATGATGTCTCCACCGACGGCCGACGCATGTGCGACAGTGCAGAACGTAACAGCACCGGACACGCAGCCCGACCTTCCCTTCCCCAGTCTGGGCGTCACTCTCGTCATGGGCAGAGAGACAAGCGGCCAAGGCGACGTGACTGTTTGCCGATACGACACGGAGCCTGTGGACCCGGCCCGCACGATGAACAAAATTAATCTCGCAGATTACAGCTTCTCAATTCTACAGGAGGGAGATCTTACCCTAGGCGAATTGAGCAGCGTGCGCTTCGACGCGACGGGATTGCCCGGCCTGGACGAGCCGGGAGCCATCACAGTCTTTCAACGCCCCCTGGTCGGCACAGGTAGCTTCGGTATAATCAAGGGCAACTACGATGAGGCGGCCGGTGAGCTCGTTCGGTTCATCGACATGTTTGGCGAGTTTGCGTTCACGTCGGATGTCGACCCACTGCCGGTGGAACTGGCGAGGTTTGACGCTCACGTTGCCGGCGAAAACGTCGCGTTGACATGGCAGACGCTGTCAGAAACGGGCAATGATGGATTTGCTATCGAACGCCGAGCTGAGGAGCCACCCGGTGCAGAGAAGAACCAGGCGTGGACCCGCGTCGGATTCGTGGACGGAGCAGGCACAACGACTGCCCCCCAAGACTACCGATTCCTTGACCGCAGCGTACCGTACGAGGCTGAGCACATCACCTACCGCCTGCGGCAGATCGACGTGGATGGCACCGAGACGGTGTCAGAACCGGTGACAGCACGATTCAATGTCCCGAACGAACTGCGTCTGCACAAGACCGGCCCGAATCCCGTGACGAACACGATCACCGTTCGATACGAAACTCCGCAAAGCGGCGTGGTGCGCCTGTCCCTCTATAATGTGCTGGGACAGAGGGTAAAAACAGTGCACCTCGGAAGTCCAGGGGCAGGCAGGCACCGAACGCAAATTGACGTTCGCGACCTCGCGAGCGGGACGTACTTCCTACGGATGAAGCACAAGACTGGCATGGCAACGCAACAATTCACCGTGGTCCGATGA
- a CDS encoding thioredoxin family protein, translated as MLRTRHLPILHRWTLILALSVLGYASAVPEASAAQPIEWRSFETALAVADATDRWILVDIYAPWCGWCYKMKRETYPSVFEDRERPFVLTRLNRDDRDTMHRYRGRRLSSRQLAKELGAHGVPAVAILDASGTLVFNVSGFIRPELLHNILTYIRTEAYRTASFEAFQASQSRRPEPHRTVSPDDD; from the coding sequence ATGCTCCGGACACGTCACCTACCCATTCTCCACCGATGGACCCTGATCCTCGCACTGTCGGTGCTGGGATACGCATCGGCCGTGCCAGAGGCGTCCGCGGCACAGCCGATCGAGTGGCGCTCCTTTGAGACCGCCCTCGCCGTTGCCGACGCCACCGACCGCTGGATCCTCGTCGACATCTACGCGCCGTGGTGCGGGTGGTGCTACAAAATGAAGCGGGAGACCTACCCGTCCGTCTTCGAGGACAGGGAGCGACCATTCGTCCTGACGCGCCTGAACCGGGATGATCGTGACACCATGCATCGATACCGGGGTCGTCGCCTCTCCTCCCGGCAACTGGCGAAAGAATTGGGCGCCCACGGCGTGCCCGCGGTGGCGATTCTCGATGCCTCGGGCACCCTCGTGTTTAACGTCTCGGGGTTCATCCGGCCGGAGCTGCTCCACAACATCCTCACCTACATTCGCACGGAGGCCTACCGGACGGCTTCGTTCGAGGCGTTCCAGGCCTCACAATCACGTCGCCCAGAGCCTCACCGCACAGTCTCACCGGACGACGACTGA
- a CDS encoding (R)-mandelonitrile lyase: MTRLIALTTVLVVLTALPAQGQQMEVSELDSRPASVGSSEYFTGTAIIEPLFSPNEAARASAARVLFAPGARTAWHSHPRGQRLAVTSGHGWVQQRGGERRKIEPGDVVWTPPGVEHWHGATPSQSMSHIAIQEEKNGSVVEWMDPVTDDEYREGADE; this comes from the coding sequence ATGACTCGACTGATCGCATTGACCACCGTTCTCGTTGTTCTGACGGCCCTGCCTGCTCAGGGCCAGCAAATGGAGGTTTCGGAGCTCGACTCGCGTCCGGCCTCCGTCGGCTCGTCCGAGTATTTCACCGGGACGGCGATTATCGAACCGTTGTTTAGCCCGAACGAGGCGGCTCGTGCGTCGGCCGCCCGGGTCCTGTTCGCTCCCGGCGCGCGCACAGCATGGCACAGTCATCCCCGCGGCCAGCGGCTGGCCGTTACGTCTGGCCACGGATGGGTTCAGCAGCGTGGCGGCGAGCGGCGGAAGATTGAGCCCGGAGACGTGGTGTGGACCCCACCCGGAGTTGAGCACTGGCACGGTGCAACACCGAGCCAGTCGATGAGCCACATTGCCATCCAGGAAGAGAAGAATGGCTCGGTCGTCGAATGGATGGACCCGGTTACGGACGACGAATATCGAGAGGGAGCAGACGAGTAA
- a CDS encoding SDR family oxidoreductase: MSNIEGKVVVITGASSGIGEATAKLLASKGAKVVLGARREGKLQKIVDEIEADGGQAAYRVLDVTVPSENDAIVEVAKDTFGGVDVIFLNAGIMPTAPLSAMKTDEWRKTVDVNINGVLNGVAAVLPTFIEQESGHVIATSSVAGLKAYPGNAVYGGTKWFVRDFMEILRMESAQEGTNIRTATIYPAAINTELLDSISHEGAAEQMEGLYEQHGISPDRIANVVAFAIDQPDDTNVNEFTVGPTTQPW; encoded by the coding sequence ATGAGCAATATCGAAGGCAAAGTCGTCGTCATTACCGGAGCATCTTCCGGCATCGGGGAGGCCACCGCGAAATTACTTGCGAGCAAAGGGGCAAAGGTCGTATTGGGCGCCCGACGGGAGGGCAAGCTGCAGAAGATCGTCGACGAGATCGAGGCCGATGGCGGGCAGGCCGCCTACCGGGTGCTGGATGTGACCGTCCCATCCGAAAACGATGCGATCGTGGAGGTGGCAAAAGACACGTTCGGCGGGGTCGACGTCATCTTTTTGAATGCCGGCATCATGCCGACGGCTCCGCTTTCGGCGATGAAGACCGACGAATGGCGAAAGACGGTCGATGTCAACATCAACGGCGTGCTGAACGGCGTCGCTGCGGTGCTACCGACCTTTATCGAGCAGGAGTCCGGGCACGTGATCGCGACCTCGTCCGTCGCAGGACTAAAGGCCTATCCGGGCAACGCGGTGTACGGCGGGACGAAATGGTTCGTGCGCGACTTTATGGAAATCCTCCGCATGGAATCGGCCCAGGAGGGGACGAACATCCGCACCGCGACGATCTACCCAGCCGCGATCAACACCGAATTGCTCGATTCCATCAGTCACGAAGGCGCGGCGGAGCAGATGGAGGGGCTGTACGAACAGCACGGCATCTCCCCGGACCGCATCGCGAATGTCGTGGCGTTCGCGATCGACCAGCCCGACGACACGAACGTCAATGAGTTCACTGTCGGCCCGACGACGCAGCCCTGGTAA
- a CDS encoding plastocyanin/azurin family copper-binding protein yields the protein MVAFVGCGGSDTETSDKASKSATSSATEAVSEVTIEPVGNQMKYEQTEFTVEAGTEVTLTFDNTASSPAMKHNVVILNGEGDDLVQRVGTAASQASDSGYVPELDAIVAATDLADPGETVTMTFTVPSEPGTYTYICTFPGHYMMMQGTMRVVEA from the coding sequence ATGGTTGCTTTTGTCGGCTGCGGCGGCTCCGACACGGAGACCTCCGACAAGGCATCGAAGTCGGCGACGTCTTCGGCGACGGAAGCCGTGTCCGAGGTCACCATCGAGCCTGTAGGAAACCAGATGAAGTATGAGCAGACCGAGTTCACCGTCGAAGCCGGCACGGAAGTGACGCTCACATTCGACAACACCGCGTCGAGCCCTGCGATGAAGCACAACGTCGTGATCCTGAACGGCGAGGGCGACGACCTCGTCCAGCGCGTGGGAACGGCGGCATCGCAGGCGTCTGACAGTGGCTACGTTCCGGAGCTCGATGCCATCGTCGCGGCCACCGACCTGGCGGACCCGGGCGAGACGGTCACGATGACGTTCACCGTGCCGAGCGAGCCGGGCACGTACACGTACATCTGCACCTTCCCGGGCCACTACATGATGATGCAGGGCACGATGCGCGTCGTCGAAGCCTAA